In one window of Arachis ipaensis cultivar K30076 chromosome B06, Araip1.1, whole genome shotgun sequence DNA:
- the LOC110264157 gene encoding uncharacterized protein LOC110264157: MTHKKKDGSYIHPEARVVSEAIANVERQDESSKHLSQNDSLAQVLEKEYPGRVRTLGAGPCPTQVFGNAAGEPSGSAESNVEDKSMIVELTAKLEEEQAKRQSIHKVLGYVVQQLGGNLPVEIAAELAFLGGTPDSSCARPSLSGNHDPQQKF; encoded by the exons ATGACTCATAAGAAAAAAGATGGCTCATATATCCATCCCGAAGCGCGTGTTGTTAGT GAAGCAATTGCGAATGTTGAGAGGCAAGATGAATCCTCTAAGCACCTTTCACAAAATGACTCGCTAGCTCAAGTTCTCGAAAAGGAGTACCCAGGACGAGTTCGTACCCTAGGTGCTGGACCATGTCCCACCCAAGTCTTTGGTAACGCTGCTGGAGAACCGTCGGGTTCTGCAGAGTCCAATGTAGAGGACAAGAGCATGATTGTAGAATTGACGGCTAAGCTAGAAGAAGAGCAGGCAAAGAGACAGTCAATACATAAGGTCTTGGGATATGTAGTCCAACAGCTAGGAGGCAATTTGCCAGTTGAGATTGCTGCAGAGCTGGCTTTTTTGGGCGGTACACCGGACTCGTCATGCGCAAGGCCATCTTTATCTGGCAATCACGACCCGcaacaaaaattttga